One region of Acidovorax sp. T1 genomic DNA includes:
- a CDS encoding 5'-nucleotidase produces the protein MAVTLDDKLVVAISSRALFDFEEENRLFDPLDPRPYMELQQQRLHVPAKPGVAFALVNKLLAFNTPQARPVEVVILSRNDPVSALRIFHSAHNAGLPLERGVFTQGRDPFKYLRPLGAHLFLSANEKDVSEALALGFPAARVLTDSAAAGSNYPNELRIAFDGDAVLFSDEAERVYQAEGLAAFQTHEISKAALPLSGGPFKPLLAALHQLQQQADVSGMRLRTALVTARSAPAHERAINTLMKWNLAVDEAMFLGGLEKGPFLREFEPDFFFDDQTGHATSAARHVPAGHVSSGIANQAPPSAP, from the coding sequence ATGGCCGTGACATTGGACGACAAGCTGGTGGTGGCGATTTCGTCGCGCGCGCTGTTCGATTTCGAGGAGGAAAACCGCCTCTTCGACCCACTGGACCCGCGCCCTTACATGGAGCTGCAGCAGCAACGGCTGCATGTCCCGGCGAAACCTGGCGTGGCCTTTGCGCTGGTGAACAAGCTGCTGGCGTTCAACACGCCCCAGGCCAGGCCCGTGGAGGTCGTCATCCTCTCGCGCAACGATCCCGTCAGTGCGCTGCGCATCTTTCACTCGGCCCATAACGCGGGCCTGCCGCTGGAGCGGGGGGTGTTCACCCAGGGACGGGATCCGTTCAAGTACCTGCGCCCCTTGGGCGCGCACCTGTTCCTGTCGGCCAACGAAAAGGATGTGAGCGAAGCGCTGGCATTGGGCTTCCCGGCAGCGCGCGTACTCACAGACTCGGCCGCCGCTGGCTCCAACTACCCCAACGAGCTACGCATTGCCTTCGACGGCGATGCCGTTTTGTTTTCGGACGAAGCCGAGCGCGTCTACCAAGCCGAAGGGCTCGCGGCCTTCCAGACGCACGAGATCAGCAAAGCCGCGCTCCCCCTGTCGGGCGGTCCTTTCAAACCCCTGCTGGCTGCATTGCACCAGCTTCAGCAGCAGGCCGATGTGTCGGGCATGCGCCTGCGCACTGCGCTGGTCACCGCCCGCAGCGCGCCAGCGCATGAGCGCGCGATCAATACGTTGATGAAATGGAACCTGGCGGTGGATGAGGCCATGTTCCTGGGCGGACTGGAAAAAGGTCCATTCCTGCGCGAGTTCGAACCCGATTTCTTTTTCGACGACCAGACGGGTCACGCGACCTCCGCAGCCCGCCATGTGCCTGCAGGCCATGTGAGCAGCGGTATCGCCAACCAGGCCCCCCCGTCCGCCCCATGA
- a CDS encoding EF-hand domain-containing protein, translating into MKILLALLATLGCSVALANPPGVAAAPARAAASAPAAAPLSKGEVKAMQEFKMLDFNGDGKLSRSEVVLFPRLSAAFDETDTDHDNFVSYAEVRVFAAKYRAERERKRAAQAEVASDNPMPKP; encoded by the coding sequence ATGAAGATATTGTTGGCACTGCTGGCCACCCTGGGCTGCAGCGTGGCCCTTGCCAACCCGCCCGGGGTGGCCGCCGCCCCCGCCAGGGCAGCGGCCAGCGCCCCGGCTGCGGCCCCGCTTTCCAAGGGCGAAGTCAAGGCCATGCAGGAGTTCAAGATGCTCGACTTCAATGGCGACGGCAAGCTCAGCCGCAGTGAAGTCGTGCTGTTTCCGCGCCTGTCTGCCGCCTTTGACGAAACCGACACCGATCACGACAACTTTGTGTCGTATGCCGAAGTGCGGGTTTTTGCCGCCAAGTACCGCGCCGAACGGGAGCGCAAGCGGGCCGCACAGGCAGAAGTGGCATCGGACAACCCAATGCCCAAGCCCTGA
- a CDS encoding cyanophycin metabolism-associated DUF1854 family protein has translation MTDTEKTAMNPTAFALVSSPVFTLARNPHGRLVLTLPDGTVHEGVTPVRAFPIAAPSEGLSLIGADGHELLWIDRLDQLPEAERRLIEEELAVREFVPTIRQISSVSSFSTPSTWTVETDKGPAQFVLKAEEDIRRLAGRTRLLIAAGDGMQFRVPDTTVLDKHSRRLLERFL, from the coding sequence ATGACAGACACCGAAAAAACCGCCATGAACCCCACCGCCTTCGCGCTTGTGTCCTCGCCTGTATTCACCCTGGCTCGCAACCCCCACGGCCGACTGGTCCTGACCCTGCCCGACGGCACCGTCCACGAAGGTGTGACGCCCGTGCGCGCGTTTCCCATCGCGGCGCCGTCGGAGGGCCTTTCCCTCATCGGTGCGGATGGCCATGAACTGCTCTGGATTGACCGGCTGGACCAGCTGCCCGAGGCAGAGCGCCGCCTGATTGAGGAGGAACTGGCGGTGCGGGAGTTTGTGCCCACTATCCGCCAGATCTCGTCCGTTTCGAGTTTTTCCACACCCAGCACCTGGACTGTCGAGACCGACAAAGGCCCGGCCCAGTTTGTGCTGAAGGCTGAGGAAGACATTCGCCGCCTGGCCGGGCGCACGCGCCTGCTGATTGCCGCCGGAGATGGCATGCAGTTTCGCGTGCCCGATACCACGGTACTGGATAAGCACTCTCGGCGCTTGCTAGAGCGTTTTTTATAA
- a CDS encoding cyanophycin metabolism-associated ABC transporter: MQHHHSVDASGVFSGPQGGDLRAMLAPQENVLAALQVDLSAELRFATGWVVVTPERILACEPGAAAWRAWPLSSGLTLRMQDHGGVGTLELQAPEARLALWRFTLAHHPQALRLVQRFEQAAARSLVAGAAQEEADEPACPLCHAPLPPDTEECPACARAQPPQTSTWVLLRLWRFARPYRKQLAAGFALTLASTAATLVPPYLTIPLMDDILIPFQNGQQIEPALVLLYLSGLLLSALAAWGLSWARTYILALVSERIGADLRTTTYEHLLRLSLDYFGGKRTGDLMARIGSETDRINVFLSLHALDFVTDVLMICMTAAILFSINPWLALVTLVPLPFIGWMIHTVRDRLRTGFEKIDRVWSEVTNVLADTIPGIRVVKAFAQEKREAQRFRDANQHNLEVNDKLNKTWSLFTPTVSLLTEIGLLVVWGFGIWLVSRNQITVGVLTAFIAYIGRFYGRLDSMSRIVSVTQKAAAGAKRIFDILDHVSNVPDPVQPVKLARVEGAIQMRNVGFRYGSRAVIKHLDLDIRPGEMIGLVGHSGSGKSTLVNLISRFYDVSDGSIQVDGVDIRRFAVADYRRHIGLVLQEPFLFFGTIAENIAYGKPEATREEIIAAARAAHAHEFILRLQHGYDSLVGERGQGLSGGERQRISIARALLIDPRILILDEATSAVDTETEKEIQKALDNLVQGRTTIAIAHRLSTLRKADRLVVMDRGEVVEVGPHDELMEKEGAYWRLYEAQARRAEEDAQAAGVIIDSSLLHSAHPAGNP; this comes from the coding sequence ATGCAACATCACCATTCTGTGGACGCCTCCGGTGTCTTTTCTGGCCCCCAGGGGGGCGATTTGCGGGCCATGCTCGCGCCCCAAGAGAACGTGCTGGCCGCGTTACAGGTTGACCTGAGCGCCGAACTGCGCTTTGCCACCGGCTGGGTGGTGGTGACCCCGGAGCGCATTCTGGCCTGCGAGCCGGGGGCTGCCGCCTGGCGCGCCTGGCCGCTGTCGAGCGGGCTGACACTGCGCATGCAGGACCACGGCGGGGTGGGCACGCTGGAGCTGCAGGCCCCCGAGGCGCGGCTGGCGTTGTGGCGCTTTACCTTGGCGCACCACCCCCAGGCCCTGCGCCTGGTGCAGCGGTTCGAGCAGGCAGCGGCCCGCAGCCTGGTGGCCGGTGCAGCGCAGGAAGAGGCCGATGAACCTGCCTGCCCGCTGTGCCATGCGCCGTTGCCCCCCGACACCGAGGAATGCCCGGCCTGCGCGCGTGCCCAGCCGCCGCAAACCTCTACCTGGGTGCTGCTGCGCCTGTGGCGCTTTGCGCGGCCCTACCGCAAGCAGCTGGCCGCTGGCTTTGCTTTGACGCTGGCGTCCACGGCGGCCACGCTGGTGCCGCCCTATCTCACCATCCCGCTGATGGATGACATCCTGATCCCGTTCCAGAACGGCCAGCAGATCGAACCCGCTCTGGTGCTGCTGTATCTGAGCGGCCTGCTGCTGTCGGCCCTGGCCGCCTGGGGCCTCTCCTGGGCGCGCACCTACATCCTGGCGCTGGTGTCCGAGCGCATTGGCGCCGACCTGCGCACCACCACCTACGAGCACCTGCTGCGCCTGTCGCTCGACTACTTTGGCGGCAAGCGCACGGGCGACCTGATGGCGCGCATCGGGTCGGAGACCGACCGCATCAACGTGTTCCTGTCGCTGCACGCGCTCGATTTCGTCACCGACGTGCTGATGATCTGCATGACGGCGGCCATTTTGTTCTCCATCAACCCCTGGCTGGCGCTGGTCACGCTGGTGCCGCTGCCCTTCATCGGCTGGATGATCCACACCGTGCGCGACCGCCTGCGCACGGGCTTCGAGAAGATCGACCGCGTGTGGTCCGAGGTCACCAACGTGCTGGCCGACACCATTCCCGGCATCCGCGTGGTCAAGGCCTTCGCCCAGGAAAAGCGCGAGGCGCAGCGCTTTCGCGATGCCAACCAGCACAACCTGGAGGTGAACGACAAGCTCAACAAGACCTGGAGCCTGTTCACCCCCACAGTCTCGCTGCTGACCGAGATCGGCTTGCTCGTGGTCTGGGGCTTCGGCATCTGGCTGGTGTCGCGCAACCAGATCACGGTGGGTGTGCTGACGGCCTTCATTGCCTACATCGGGCGCTTTTATGGCCGGCTCGATTCGATGAGCCGCATCGTTTCGGTCACGCAAAAGGCGGCGGCGGGCGCCAAGCGCATCTTTGACATCCTGGACCATGTCAGCAACGTGCCCGACCCGGTTCAGCCCGTGAAGCTGGCCCGCGTCGAGGGCGCGATCCAGATGCGCAACGTCGGTTTTCGCTACGGCAGCCGCGCCGTCATCAAGCACCTGGACCTGGACATTCGCCCCGGCGAAATGATCGGCCTGGTGGGACACAGCGGTTCGGGCAAGAGCACGCTGGTCAACCTGATCAGCCGCTTTTACGACGTGAGCGACGGCTCGATCCAGGTCGATGGCGTGGACATTCGCCGCTTTGCCGTGGCCGACTACCGCCGCCACATCGGCCTGGTGCTGCAGGAGCCCTTTTTGTTCTTCGGCACCATTGCCGAAAACATTGCCTACGGCAAGCCCGAAGCCACGCGCGAAGAAATCATTGCGGCGGCCCGCGCCGCCCACGCGCACGAGTTCATCCTGCGCCTGCAGCACGGCTACGACTCGCTGGTGGGCGAACGCGGCCAGGGTTTGTCGGGCGGCGAGCGCCAGCGCATCAGCATTGCGCGCGCGCTGCTGATCGACCCGCGCATCCTGATCCTCGATGAAGCCACCTCGGCCGTGGACACCGAGACCGAAAAAGAAATCCAGAAAGCCCTCGACAACCTGGTGCAGGGCCGCACCACCATCGCCATTGCCCACCGCCTGTCCACCCTGCGCAAGGCCGATCGCCTGGTGGTGATGGACCGTGGCGAGGTGGTCGAGGTGGGGCCGCACGACGAACTGATGGAAAAAGAGGGGGCCTACTGGCGCCTGTACGAAGCCCAGGCCCGCCGCGCCGAAGAAGATGCCCAGGCTGCCGGCGTCATCATCGACAGCAGTCTGCTGCACTCGGCGCACCCCGCAGGCAATCCATGA